From a single Coregonus clupeaformis isolate EN_2021a unplaced genomic scaffold, ASM2061545v1 scaf0005, whole genome shotgun sequence genomic region:
- the LOC121577835 gene encoding transmembrane protein 198-like, translated as MTDPDGAGGEGLAEVNTCSLEIERKYEVIPAVICSMCCLFGIIYCFIGYRCFKAVMFLSGLMFGSVIIFLLCHKERVLDTQLSVEASAGIGLGIGLLCGLVTMLVRSVGLFMTGLLLGLLLALATLLVTHQFYTPTTVWVPLGVLLGTGMLFAVLTLQWQKLFTVLSTSVFGAAIMTVCADYFVEMLALASHAYECLRLSPAPSLCWYSWVIMGIWPALSFMGVLVQWKLTAEGFSHTEVIISRRQKRVQLMRIRQKDVKKRQQSSGQEGTYRRKPAPVKRYAGDLLAPSYLQSLRDRQMCTGNSLSSLGTTNHTMIDFDYETSSTVPLTATTPVNRV; from the exons ATGACAGACCCTGACGGGGCTGGAGGGGAGGGCCTGGCCGAGGTGAACACCTGCAGCCTGGAGATCGAGAGGAAGTATGAGGTCATCCCTGCCGTCATCTGCTCCATGTGCTGCCTGTTCGGCATCATCTACTGCTTCATTG gatATCGCTGCTTCAAAGCGGTCATGTTCCTGTCGGGCCTGATGTTCGGCTCGGTCATCATCTTCCTGCTGTGCCACAAGGAGCGGGTGCTAGACACCCAGCTGAGTGTGGAGGCCTCGGCGGGTATTGGCCTGGGCATCGGCCTGCTGTGTGGCCTGGTCACCATGCTGGTGCGCTCCGTGGGTCTCTTCATGACGGGTCTGTTACTGGGCCTGCTACTTGCCCTCGCCACCCTGCTGGTCACCCACCAGTTCTACACCCCCACCACCGTCTGGGTGCCCCTGGGGGTGCTGCTGGGCACAGGCATGCTGTTCGCCGTGCTCACCCTGCAGTGGCAGAAGCTCTTCACCGTGTTGTCTACGTCTGTCTTCGGGGCGGCCATCATGACGGTGTGCGCCGACTATTTTGTGGAGATGCTGGCGCTGGCTAGCCACGCATATGAGTGCCTGAGGCTGTCGCCAGCGCCGTCGCTCTGCTGGTACAGCTGGGTGATCATGGGTATCTGGCCGGCACTCAGCTTCATGGGGGTGCTGGTGCAGTGGAAGCTGACGGCCGAGGGGTTCTCACACACTGAGG tcatcaTCAGCAGGAGGCAGAAGCGGGTCCAGTTGATGCGGATCAGACAGAAAGATGTCAAGAAGCGCCAGCAGAGCAGTGGGCAGGAGGGCACGTATCGTCGCAAGCCCGCCCCTGTCAAACGCTACGCCGGAGACCTGCTGGCACCG AGCTACCTGCAGAGTCTTAGGGACAGACAGATGTGCACAGGCAACTCCCTCAGCAGCCTGGGCACTACCAACCACACAATGATCGACTTTGACTACGAGACAAGCTCCACTGTACCCCTCACCGCCACCACACCTGTCAACAGGGTCTGA